From the genome of Diorhabda carinulata isolate Delta chromosome 2, icDioCari1.1, whole genome shotgun sequence:
ttctaaagaaaatttattatattttggattAAGGAAAGGGTAACCACATGAAATTAATCCTAAAGCTTTGATATTCTGAATTattgcgacaaaattcaggaatTGATTGcttgtatgaaattaagaagggtattttttagaacaaaatttcctcatccCACCCGTTTCCATGATATCAGATATCACCCCTAGAAGGTGACTAAAATTAGGTTATACCAGAAACTCTGTAATTGTCGTGCACTGACAGAGTTTTTTTTTCCCTATCACACTCACCATAAGAAATATACTTTAATCGTGTACGGCAACCCATGAGGAGTAAGCTACTTTCATGTATTTTGGCTAGAGGTggttatttccagcatttattttGAATCGTATCACATTTTACATCTTTCCTGTTCcctattcaatttattaaaaaatgtataaattatggtatttaggtatttttttctctttattggttttgggaaaaagattcaagaataaaaaatgttttagaataaTATAATGAGTTTAAgttatgattttatttctcGAAACTTCATCTTATTATTCTTTATCCTtctataatgtaacaggaatattgaaaaatacccATTGTTAGTGATTTGCGAGTGcaagaaaattacagaatttcaagtgtATAGCTTTACGgtaattttagaaagaaaataaatgctCAATTCTAGTCACCACCTGTTAAGGGTTATAACTTGGAAaggggtgggctgaggaaatttcaatttcatatgaGCAATCACCTTccgaattttgtcgcatgaatttagaaataccctgtatatcatACCTCatatttgtgcaaaaaatatttattttcacgtGGAAATTATATTGCTTAGTTTAGGAAATTATTGTGGATAAATTCTGCTTGTCTTATCGAAATATTGACaaagtgacaaaaaatatatcaatttcaaataattgccttaagtttgaaaatgttttgagaaaattatatacTAGACTTTCGTTACACactatatattcaaatttctgttCGCGTAATTCATTCTAAAAATAGACGTGTCTCAGTATTGTTTATAATTCTTCAAAACGAAGAGAGAAACAATTTTATCCCGTAATTAGTTTTCGCACTGTGTGTAAAACAGCacaaaaataacatattcaatTATCAGTGCAAATCGTTCTGCACATTTTTTTCCTCATTATAAAAGTGCGTTCAATcaactttttctaaataattacttaatatctgtaattatctttaaaaataaaaatcgtgaCCTGTAGAAAGAGAGATCGCCAAGAACAAATAATGCCTTTCATTAACATCAAAATTCCAGTTCTATAACCAATTATAATGTCATTTCTAACAGTTTACTTTCATCCGTTAATCCAATCGGAAAAGGTTCGctcgaattttttattttagttattaacTTTCGAAGTAATTTAGTAAATTCTATGAAGGTGGCGAACCGTGACATTTTTATctcgaaaacaaaaataaaaactaaattaataattgaaatttctaacgtCGTGTTTTAAGCAtggtatttatttgttataaacatgAATAcgatttattagaaatatattgaaaacatattctaaataaaacatgaatagaatttataccaaaaaagaGAATCAGCAGTTTATTGATACAATATCTAGAGCAGAGCAGCTGCTTTGAGTACAAAAATGGATTTTAGAATTtacaaattacttttttgttaatcattttcttcaaaacattGAAGTTAGTAATACTTTGTGAGGTTTGTATTCTCTATCATCTATATTTCTAAGAATGTATAAATTAGATAATGTAATGGAGAAGTACAAAAAATTGCATCCCTAATAGTCTATCCCTATagttttcatttgaaacttGTATAAATATCGTATAATAACCAAGGGATTAAAATGTATGTTTTGTTGCAGCAAGCCGCAATTGTTTTCCTCCTAGTCCTTAAAACGACTCTTGCCAGCGCCAGTGAGTTCAATCTAGGCGATTTAGGAGATAGTCATGGATGGGGAGAGGACGCTCATTCCACAGTGGAACACAAATATGACTATACTCCCACTAACACTATAGAACATACAAAACCGGTTCACATACCAGTAATTAAGAAGACGGGAGTACCACATCCGCATCCAGTGGGAGTACCCGTACCACAAGTAGTAAAAGTTGGAGTCCCTCAACCTTACCCAGTTCATGTTAACGTGCCTCAACCTGTTGCAGTTCCTATTTACAAATTGGTACCGCAAGAAATCGAAAAGAAAGTACCAATTCACGTAAACAAGTTAGTACCAGTTTACATTAAAAAACCATACCCGGTAGTTTTGGAAAAACATTATCCTGTTTACATCGACAAACCTTACCCAGTACATGTGCCGGTATACAAGCACGTGTATCAGGAATCCAAAAAGAGCTATAGTGGATTTGAGAAACACCATCATTAGGGAAAAGAATGAGGACTTTAACTTATTATGTGACtgttgttattgttttttgttatatatgttttatctattaagttgttattttttttaataaaatattcagaaacCAATTTTTTGTTGATGACTTAGAAAACAGAGTAGAATTAAACAGTTGCAATATCTTGAAGAAGTACTAAAACCAGTAACTTGTGCAAGTTTAACGAGACGTGTGGAAACTGTGGTACCCATAAAACAGACAATTTCTTCGTGTTCAGTTCGACAGTAAATATATTATGTACCAAATTGTATAAGACACTATTTCAACTATTTGTCTTATATATACAAGTAGATGCTGCAATACGAGCTAATGAAATTTGATTCAACATTTTCGTGTGTGTCAGCGATTTTGGATTTTCTACTGCATATTCGTCTGTACACATTTAAATATCACCTTTCCGCAATGTCATTTGATTTTAATAGATTCCCCtaataattcatcaaaaaatctTATGAATTTGCGGATTCAGACTTATTAATTTCCGATCCAATCACATATTTACATTCTCgttatatttactattttaaatGTTTCGTTTTTTGACATTGCACCAAATAATTTGAACTTTGATAATGAGAGGTGCTCCTCTCTGCTTATACAGTTGTTCCGTATAAGTGTCCTGCCTTTACTTTGGTCGTGTTGTCCGTATTGCAGTCTGCGGACTTCTCTTACGATGGTGTCTGGCGTTTCTTTCGATATCAGTATATTTATGATGTCGGAGAGGCGGACCCTATCAAATGCCTTGGTCAAATCGATGAGGCACACATACGCTGGTGTATTAAATTCGATGGATTAATcttttaattgtttaataatgaaaatggcGTCGGTCGTGGATCTGTTTCGTCTGAAACCTTGTTGTTCTTCCCTGTTCTTTTTATGTGCTCCAAGTCTTTCCTTTAAAATGCTAGTGAAGAGTTTCATGCTTGTGCT
Proteins encoded in this window:
- the LOC130902806 gene encoding mantle protein-like isoform X2, yielding MMYNQAAIVFLLVLKTTLASASEFNLGDLGDSHGWGEDAHSTVEHKYDYTPTNTIEHTKPVHIPVIKKTGVPHPHPVGVPVPQVVKVGVPQPYPVHVNVPQPVAVPIYKLVPQEIEKKVPIHVNKLVPVYIKKPYPVVLEKHYPVYIDKPYPVHVPVYKHVYQESKKSYSGFEKHHH
- the LOC130902806 gene encoding mantle protein-like isoform X1, with the protein product MVAEERLGPYSSGYFNFKYFATSFETALMQAAIVFLLVLKTTLASASEFNLGDLGDSHGWGEDAHSTVEHKYDYTPTNTIEHTKPVHIPVIKKTGVPHPHPVGVPVPQVVKVGVPQPYPVHVNVPQPVAVPIYKLVPQEIEKKVPIHVNKLVPVYIKKPYPVVLEKHYPVYIDKPYPVHVPVYKHVYQESKKSYSGFEKHHH